The sequence ATAATCGCTGAAACCTTTATAGAGCAATGACTTCAACTACTGGTTGCCCCTGGTTGCACGAACCTTCTATTTTCGCCGAGTCCCAAAGCCTTTGGCAAAAGTCTTCTTTCCAATTCCCGACTTCAGACTCCCTTTGCGATCGCTCTAAAAACATTGCCCCATAAGTTAAGACGAATACTGAGGCGATCACTATTAGTATGTATTCTCGCTTCTTATTAACAGGAAGATTTTTCCACTTTTCCATTTAGGCACGCACCCTCGATCTAAACTAACCCTAGTTTGCCCATAATCAACTTATTAATCGGAACAAAAAGTACCTAAATCGGAACCAATGGTTCCACTTTTAAGTTTCCCGATTAGCGGTACTTGTAGCAGCCACCTAGACTCGGATCTTGCCTGCAAACATCTCGCATCAACGCTTCTTTACTCTCCCAAGTGCGGTCGCCGAGCTTAATAGGTTTGCTCTGCGGCTTGGAACAGGAAGAATAAAGCACGCAGGCAACGACCGCCGTTGCAATAAATCGCATCATATATTTTCACTCTAGGTTTAGATCTTAGAGTAGCGATCGCCATTAGCAGATATCCAGAGCAGAATTACCGATTAAGTTGCTGCAATATCGAAAAGTTTCGGTGTTTTCCTCAGAACGGGGCTGGAAAATCCCAAAGACCAAAATGTCGCCCAATGGGTGACATTTTGCAGAAGGTTTTGATATTGAACTACTCTCTTAGACGTTTACAAAACTTAGTTATGACCAAATTACTTCTATACCACCAAAAGTCTTTTGGTGGTATCAAATGAACTTATTAATCGGTATTATTGCCGAATTGTTAGATTGATATTGCTAGCAGACTCTTAACTCAAAGCTTGGGTGCAAAAGATTACAAAACGATATATTTGGTTGAACTTCTACTTTGCGGTTTTTTTCAATTTAGTACCTTTGGAAAAGTCTAGCGAACGCGGTCGATCGGGGTTCTAGACTACATGGTTGAAAAAAGTTGAAGTTATTAATCGACCCAATCTATCTATGAAGTTGACCTATGTGGGTTTGATTGTTGAACGATCTAATCTGTCTAAAACTTGGAAGGCAATCATAAAGTACAGCGTTTTGATCTGCCAATTTGGGCAGTGGTTAACTTGTTAAGTGGCGATCGCTTGTAATACAATATAATCGATATCTTAACAATTAACTTATGACCAGGAAGCGGTTAGGGACTGAAGTTTTTAGTTGTCAGATCGGAACTAGATTACCAGAAACCGATTACGAAAATCTCAAGGTTTTGGCTCTAAGCCGCCGTCAGCGCCTATCTGACCTGATCAGAGGTCTGGTTATGGCTGAAATTTCTCAATATTCGGCAATTAAAAACCCCTAACCGTAATTACGGCTAGGGGTTCTTGGTTTTTATATTCACGCCTGTATACAAAGTTTAAAAGCTCGATGTTTGGCAGACCTCAGCTTTTACCTGTAGACAGGGTTACAAGGGTGGTTCCCTATATGGTTACCCGTACAGCGAACGAGAATTTACGCCCGTCAAGGCGGCGACCCTGTAATGGTACTTACAGAGAAGCTCCCCATGCATTTAAAGATATGGACTCCAAAAAGATGAGGACTTCTTCCTATGTGTTCTATGGATAGAGGTTATGCACCCTATCTGGTATCTGAATAGACCCTACCCAATATGGATAGACCCAATATGGATAGACCCTATATGGTTAACGATATCTTATCTCAAGCCCGACTCACAACATCGAGTAATAATTTTTATCGCAGCAGTCAGAATCTTGATATTGGTAAATTTTACCATTATTCGGATCGATTAACAATAGAGGGATATATCCAGACAACAGGTCAGCCAAGCTTTTCGGCTACATCCCCCCCGATAAATCTCAGATATTACCAAAAAGATGCGATCGCACAAGTCTTTGAACTGTGGCAGCAAGTGCGGCGGGTTTTGGTTCAATCCCCCACTGGAAGCGGGAAATCGCTGATTATTTCGGCTCTAGCCCAAGAATTCCTCCGGCGCGGGGAACCAGTTCTGGCTCTAGCTCACAAAGTCGAATTAATCCGCCAACTGCGCGACCACCTACAGCGCTGTACTTTAATAGAACCAGGAATTATCGCCGAAAAGAGCCAATTTAAGCGCAATACCGAAGCTTTGATTCAAGTGGCTTCAATTCAGGCTTTAAGCTGCCAGCCGCTAGATAAACTTCCCAAAGCTTCAATTGTAATAATCGACGAAGCCCACCACAGCCACGCAAAAACTTATTCCCGAATATTCAGCCACTACCAAGAAGCCTATTTTCTCGGTTTAACCGCGACTCCCCTACGGATTGACGGGCGCGGTCTTAGATACCTCTACGATGGCGTAGCTGGGTTTGAAGCTTTAGTAACTGGCGTACCAGTGCGGCAATTAATTGAAGAGGGCTATTTAAGCGACTTTAAGCTTTTTACCAGCGACAACCTGCTCGACCCCAAGGCTGCCGGAATCCACTCGCGCGCTGGGGACTATATTCAATCGGAACTCGAAGAATACACCGATTCGGTGCTATTGCAAGGTGAAATAGTCGATACCTGGCTCAAACACGCCGATGGTAAAAGAACCGTTCTTTATCCGGTGTCGGTGGCTCTCTCGAAGAGATATTGTCAGGAGTTCTGCTCTAGCGGTATTGCGGCGGCTCACATCGATGCGGATACTCCCCCAAAAGAACGAGAAAACATCCTACAAAAATTCATAAACGGGGAAATATTAGTACTTTGCCAGCACTCTATCGTCATTGAGGGGGTAGATATCCCCTTAATCGAGTGCGTTCAGTTTGCCCGTCCTACTAAATCTCTCACCATCTGGTTTCAGGCGATTGGTCGAGCTTTAAGACCAGCAGCCGGAAAACCCCACGCCATTATCATCGACCACACTACTACCCATCACGACCTACCTTGGATCGACGAGCCGATTGAATGGAGTTTAGATCCGGTCAGTTTACCCAATAATGCGGCTCACACTCTGACTTGTCCCGACTGTTCGCACGTTTTCAGGGCTACAGCTAACGATACCCGTCGCCGTTGGGCGATGTGCCCTAATTGCTCGACTAAATTCCAGTTTGAAGTCGGAGTCGGGGGTAGTGGTAGGTATCAAGTCGTCAAGGTTCTTCCGGCTGACTTCCAGGAACTAGAACGACAGCTAAACCCTGAAGTGATGGAGGCTCTAGCGCGGCTGTTTGAGGAAGCTTTCGATCGGCGATTAAAACCTGGGTGGGTTGCGTATCAAGTCTTGAAGATCCCGAACATTGGCTATTTTGAGCTTTTGGAGGTAGCCAAATGGCTCAATTACAAGCCTGGATGGGCTTACTACAAATACCGAGAGATTTTGGCTGAGCTTGGAGGTGTGGCATGAGTAAACTACACCGATTTACCAAGCGCGATCGCTGCCCAATTTGCGACAACCATCATGGCTGCTCCTCCACGGATGACGGTCTAATCATGTGCCTGAGAAGGGAAAGCGCCTACGATGCCCCACCAGGATACCGTTTCCTCAAGCCGCTCAACGGTCAAATGGGAGGATTATTCGCGCCCGACACTGGGGACTGGAGCGAGGAGAAGCGGCGGGAATGGTCGGATAGAAAGCTATATTGGCAGCATAAATTAGCTGAAACTGAAAGATTAGATAGAGAGCGTAATTCTCTGTCTATTGAGGCGCGAGATTACAATATCCGGCGGATTCATCAACAAGTTGGGTTGAGTCCCCAACACAGACAAAACTTACGCGATCGCGGACTGACCGACGAGCAAATAGATTCCGGTTTATTCTTCAGTCTCGGTCAATGGCAAGAAGTCTATGGGATTCATCCCAGGTTAGCAGGTGTGAACCCGACTGGCTCTAGCCTCATTGTTCCTAGCCCTGGTTTAGCTTGTCCGATTTGGAACCCCGACGGACAAATCATTGGCTATCAAACCAGACTAGATAACCCTGGCGATGGTGGTAAATACAAATGGCCTACCAGTCAAACTCAAAAGCGTCCTGATGGTGCTAGTTCCCACCTACCCAATGGAGAGCTACCCATCACGTATTGCTATGGTTCTAACC comes from Merismopedia glauca CCAP 1448/3 and encodes:
- a CDS encoding DEAD/DEAH box helicase translates to MDRPYMVNDILSQARLTTSSNNFYRSSQNLDIGKFYHYSDRLTIEGYIQTTGQPSFSATSPPINLRYYQKDAIAQVFELWQQVRRVLVQSPTGSGKSLIISALAQEFLRRGEPVLALAHKVELIRQLRDHLQRCTLIEPGIIAEKSQFKRNTEALIQVASIQALSCQPLDKLPKASIVIIDEAHHSHAKTYSRIFSHYQEAYFLGLTATPLRIDGRGLRYLYDGVAGFEALVTGVPVRQLIEEGYLSDFKLFTSDNLLDPKAAGIHSRAGDYIQSELEEYTDSVLLQGEIVDTWLKHADGKRTVLYPVSVALSKRYCQEFCSSGIAAAHIDADTPPKERENILQKFINGEILVLCQHSIVIEGVDIPLIECVQFARPTKSLTIWFQAIGRALRPAAGKPHAIIIDHTTTHHDLPWIDEPIEWSLDPVSLPNNAAHTLTCPDCSHVFRATANDTRRRWAMCPNCSTKFQFEVGVGGSGRYQVVKVLPADFQELERQLNPEVMEALARLFEEAFDRRLKPGWVAYQVLKIPNIGYFELLEVAKWLNYKPGWAYYKYREILAELGGVA